Genomic window (Streptomyces clavuligerus):
GGAAGTATCAATTGAGGCTGATCCTTCGGAGTGGACACTCTGACAGTGGATCTTGATAGTCGAGGGAGGGGTGTCCAGGTGGGACGCAGGTCTCGGTATCACCGCGGAGTCGCTGCGGACGTGGGCCCGCAAGGACGGGGCACAGGCCGCGCCTGCTCGCCGCGACGGCAGCGTCAGCGCGGCGGAGGAGCTTGCCTGCCCGCGCCCGGCTGCCCAAGGCCAGGCAGGAGTGGCGCCTGGAGCACGAGATCCTGCGCCGGACAGCCCCGTATTTCGCCGCAGAGGTGAAGTGGGCTCCCGCCGCTGGGCCTTCACCTCCAACAACCGCGCCGACTTGGCGTCAAGCGGATGTGCCGGGTGCTCGGGGTGTCCCGTGCGCCCCGGCCTGCCGGCCACCCGCAAGGCACTGATCACCCGAGAGCTGGAGCGGGCCGAAGCCGTTTGTCGGCATACACGTGAAGGCCCGTACGCCGACACCGTTCTCACCAAGGTTCGCGAGGGGACGCCGTGACCGCACCGCACAACCGCTCTCTCACCGAAGACGGGCCTTGGCCCAAGGCCCGTCCAGCGGATCTCCCCCTCGTCCGCACTGGAATCCCCCGGGTATCCGACTCACCGGAGACGCACGGCGCGGGCCGGACCGGCGCCGCATGCGTGTAGGTGGAGCCAGTAGCGGTGATTGCGGCGAGGAGAGCGGCTGCCGTACGCGGGCGCGGCATGGCCAAGTGGGAACCCTTTCGGAGGCTGGGTCTGTTCAGCGCTGGTCATGCGGCGGCCCGGCGGTGTACGTCCGGCGTGGGGTCCGTAGATCCGTTGTGCTCACTGTGCCGTGCACGGGCTGTCACCTGGCGGATCGATGGGCGCGGTTCGCTGTGGCGTGCACGGAGCCGAGCAGGCTGAGTGCCTCGGCGCTGGGGCTGCGGTGTTCGGCATGGTAGATGATTAACTGCTGGCCGGGGGCGTCCCGTACGTCGAATGCGTGGTGGGTGAGGGTCAGACCGCCGACGTCCGGGTGGTGGAAGTGCTTGTTCTCCCGGGTCTTGCCGCGCACGGTGTGGGTGTTCCACAGCCGGGGGAATTCCGTGCTGTGCGTGCTGAGTTCGCCTACGAGATCCCGTAGGCGCGGACTGCGCGGGTCGATGCCGTATGCCTGGCGCAGGTGCCCCACCACCGTCTCGGCTGTCCGGTCCCATCGGGGGTGGAACGGCCGACCTGCTGGGTCGAGGAAGACCATGCGGGCCAGGTTGTCCATCGTTTCAAAAGGGGAGTACAGGGTCTCGGCCGGGGCGTTGGCGGCGAGGATGTCCAGGACCGGGTTGATGACGAACGCCGGAGTGCCGGGGTAGCCGTCCAGCAGGACGCGCAGGGCGGGGGCGACCTGGTCGGTGGCGGTGAGGGGTCGCTGGGACGGTGCGGTTGCGGACAGTTGGTGAAGGTGCGCCTGGGCGTCGGTATCCAGCAGCAGCGCTCGGCTGAGCGCATCCACCACCTGCGCGGACGGGTGGCGTTCGCGGCCCTGCTCCAGTCGGGTGTAGTAGTCCGCGTTCACCCCTGCCAGGACGGCGACCTCTTCGCGGCGCAGCCCGGTGACCCTGCGCACGCCGTGGCTCGGCATCCCGACGTCGTGCGGCTGCACGGCCGCACGGCGCGCCCGGAGGAACTCGCCCAGTTGGTTGTCGGTCATGTGCCCAGGCTAGGCCGCGGGCCCGGTGTGCTGCCTGGGTGCGGTACACCCAGGCAGCGCACGGCCTGGGCCATCTGGAACACCTGGCCCAGACTCGGTGCCCTACCAAGGGATAAGGGGCAGTCATGCCGGACCAGAGAATCAAGGCCGTTGCGATCACCGGTGCCAGCAGTGGGATCGGCGAGGCGACCGCCCGTCGGCTCGCCGCCGACGGCCACCGCCTGTTCCTGGGAGCACGGCGCACCGACCGGCTGGACCGACTCGTCGGGGAGATCACCTCCGGGGGCGGCACGGCGGCGGTCCAGCGCCTGGACGTGACCGAGGCCGCCGACGTGCGGGACTTCGTGGCAGCGGTCGAGGAGCGATACGGTCGCGTGGACGTGATGGTCAACAACGCCGGGGTGATGCCGCTGTCGCCGTTGGCGGCGCTCAGGACGGAGGAGTGGGACCGCATGATCGACGTGAACATGCGGGGTGTCCTGCACGGTATCTCCGCCGCCTTGCCTGTGATGCGCGCCCAGGGTGGCGGGCATATCGTGAATATCGCCTCCGTCGGCGCCCACGAGGTCTCTCCCACCGCTGCCGTGTACTGCGCCACGAAGTTCGCGGTCCGTGCGATCTCGGAGGGCCTGCGTCAGGAGTCCGCCGGTGACGTCCGGGTCACGCTGGTCTCGCCGGGCGTCACGGAGTCGGAACTCGCTGACGGCATCGCGGACCCGGCCGCCCGGGCGGCCATGCGGACCTATCGCGCCGTGGCTCTGCCGGCGTCCGCGATCGCGGACGCCGTCGCCTACGCGATCTCCCAGCCGGCGCACGTCGACGTGAACGAGATCGTCGTACGACCTGCGGCGAGCGCCCAGTGACGGAAGGAACCGGAATGCTGCCCACCCCCGCTCTGGACGCCCTGACGCGCAGAGTGCGGGACCTGGAGGACCGGGACGCCCTGCACGCCCTCATGATCCGCGGCTGGCGGGCGCTGGACCGCAAGGACTGGCGGGCCTGGTCCGCCTGCTGGGCCGAAGATGCCGTGCTGGAGTTCGGGCCCTGGCAGCGAATCCAGGGAAGGGCGGCCATCCGCGCGAAGGTGGAGGAGGCCGAGTCGCCTTACACGAGTATCCAGCACCATATCCTCAACATGCAGGTGGACGTGGCGGGCGACCGAGCGACCGGCATCGGGTACATGTGGTTCGTCGCCGTCACTGCTCCGGGGAGGGCATCTGCCCCCTATTCCATGGGCGGTCCCTACGACTGGGAGTTCCGCCGTGACGGGGATGGATGGCTCTTGGCCCGGCAGCGGCTCGGGATCTTGTGGACCGACGGCGAGGACACCCTGCGAGCCTTCGAAGCGGAGTGACCGGAACTACGTTGTCGACTGCTCGGTGGCGTCCGGCGGGAGCTGAACAGGGCCGGGCCCGCGGACGGACGTGCCTGCGGGTACCCGCTCCCGGGCATCGCGGACCCCGGCCGGAATCCGTCCCGCGCACGTCACCGGGCCGACGACGTACGGCTCCGGCACCCCGGCGAGCCTGCCCCCGGGAACCGTCGTGGAACCCGGCGTCTTCGGCAGGCACTGGATGGTCCTGGGGGGGGACAGGTGAGGCCGAGATCGCGGCTGCCGGGCGCCTTTCGCATGGTGCTGAACCAGCGTCCCGCATCAGGATTCACGCGTCCCGCCGTTCGGGGATTCCCGGCCCAGGGCAGCAGGACGGAGCAGCGGAAGTGGCGATGGTCGCCGTGACTGCCCGGAGGTCCGCCACAGGGCGTCGCGGGGTGCGTCTACGGGGATCGTGGGCCGTGCGGTTGTTTCGGCTCTGTGTGGGGAAGGGGGCCGGGGGCATGCGGAGTTGGGGGCATCCAGGTCTCCGGGGGCCTCGGTGTCTTTCAGGAATGGATGGGTCGTAAATGGCCTGGCAGAGCCGGGTGACGGCGGTCCTTTTGTCGGGCAGGTCGGTATTCCAGAATTGAACGGTTCCGTCGCTGATGCCGACGGCGAGGGTGGGAGTGTCAGAGCTGAAGGCGAGGGAGAGGAACCGCTTGCTGCTGTCGCTGAGGGTTTGACGCAGGGTTCCGGTCTCCGTGTCCCAGAGGCGGATGCGGGATCCGGTGGTTCCGGCTGTGGCCAGGGTTCTTCCGTCCGGGCTGAAAGCGACTGAGCTGACAGTGCCGTCAAGGCTGGTGATGGTGCGGTGCTCTTTGAAGGTTGTGGTATTCCACAGCCTCACGGATCCGCTTCCCGCTCCGGCTGCGAGGAGTCCGTCAGAGCTGAGGGGCAGCCGGTCGCTGTCGTGCTGGCCCGTTCCGAGGGTGCCACGGAGTTTGCCGGTGGCGACATCTCTCAGTTGCACCTCGGCGCCGTCGCTGTTCATCACGACCAGAGAGGCTCCGTCGGGACTGAAGGCGAGTGAGCTTACGGCCACGTTGCGGGTGTTGATGGTGCGGAGCGGTTTTCCCGTGTGGGTGTTCAGCAGCATCGTGCGGTCGGACCCTGCGATGGCGAGGATGGTCCCGTCAGGGCTGAAGGCGAGCGCTTGAACGAAAGGCTGATCCGAGGGGGCATCACGCACCTCGGCGGGAATGGTGAGGCGGGTTCGTCCAGTGCGGGTTTCCCGCAGGTCGACGGAGCCGTCACTGCTGCTGGTGGCAATGGCCATGCCGTCCGGACTCAGGTCGAATGGCGCCATCACATCGTTGATCGTCAGGCGCCGCCGGTGGGACGGTAGGTTCCAGATATGCAGGGTGTGTTTGGACAGCAGTCTCAAGAAAGGGTCCCTGGGCCCTTCGGTGCCGAAGGCTGTGGCGAGGGTTCTTCCGTCCTGGGCAAAGTCCATGGAGACGATGCCGGTGGCGTGGCCGCTGCGGAGAGTGCGCCGGACCGGGTGGCTGGAGGCCCACTGGCGGATTCCTAATCGGTCGACGGTGACCAGGACGCTGCTGTCCTTGCTGAAGGCGAGCGCGGAGATGAGGTCGAAGTACGCGGTGAGGGTGGTGTGGACCGCTCCTTTGGCGAGGTCCCACAGACGTATCGTCGTGTCCTGGTCATCAGTGGTGGCGAGGGTCTTTCCGTCGGGGCTGAAGTGCACCCGTCGCACCTGTCCGCGGTGGCCGACCAAAACCCGTCGTAGCGTGCGGGTGGCAATGGCCCACAGGCCTACGGTGCCGTCCCGCTGGCTGACCGCTAGGGTCTCTCCGTCCGGGCTGAAGCCGATCAGGGATGTGTGCAGTGGCAGTCTGTGGCCGTCATACTCTGGCTCAGCGGTCTGGTCGATGCCCTGAGCCTTGCGGGTGAGCATTCTGTGGCTGCCGGTCGTGGTGTTCCACAGACGTACGGTGCCGTCCTTGGCGCTGCTGGCGAGGGTGGTGCCGTCCGGGGCGAAGGTGACCGTGTGGATGGCGTTCGAGTGACCGGCGAGAGTCCGGGCACTGCCTGAGCGGATGTCCCACAGCCGGATCACTCCCTGAGTGTCGCCCGTGGCCAGGACATGGCCGTCGGGGCTGTAGGCGAGGGCGGTCACGTCCTTGCGGTGGCCGGTGAATGTGGCGCGCAGCTTGCCGGACAGCGCGTCGCGGAGGAGCACTCTGGGTCCGATGTTGCCGGCGAGTGTGGTGCCGTCGGGGCTGTAGGACAGTACGGAGGCGGCCTCGGACCTCTTCGGGGCAGAGTGGTTCAGTGTCCTGTCGCCGCTGACGGTGCCCAGCAGAACGGTCTTGTGGCCGTCCTGAGAGAAGGCCACGGTCCGCAGATCCGGGCTGATTGCGGCCGCTCTGCTGGAGAAGATACGTCTTGGGCGGCCGTCGAAGCCCGCTTCCACTGAAGCGGAGCGCTCGGTTCTGAGGGGTAGCGTGGCTGCACGGTAGAGATTGCCCACCGCTTCGGCGGTGGCGGCGGTGTGGTGTGCCTGGACGGCGAGGCGAGTCGCTTGTTTCGGGTCGCCTTCGAACAGGGAGGCTGACTCGGCGGCGAGTTGGCGGGAGTGGGCGGTCCGTTCGGAGGCGCGGGCCCGGTCGCGTTCCCGGGTGCTGGTGCGGTTCTGGTGCCAGGCGGTCAGGCTCGCCAGGAGCGAGAGGGTGAGGAGGACGGAGAGCCCGGCGGTGGAGCGGCGCAGGCGGCGGGTGGTGCGGGCGCGGGCCTGCTGTTCCTCGTCCTGGGCGGTGGTGGCGGCAGTGAGGAAGGCGTGTTCGGTGGGGGTGAGGTCGTGGTGTGGGCGGGGGAAGGCGTCCTGGGCGGTGGCGAGGCGGGTGCCGCGGTAGAGGGCGCCGGGGTCGTGGTCGAGTTCGGTCCAGGTGGCAGTGTCGGTGGTGAGGCGGCGGTGGACGATGAGACGGGTGCGTTCTTCGTCGATCCAGGTGCGCAGGCGTGGCCAGGCGGTGATGAGGGCTTCGTGGGCGAGGTCGGCGGTGTCGTCGTCGAGGGTGATGAGGCGGGCGCGGGTGAGGTGTTCGAGGACGGTCGCGGTCTCCTGGGGGGCGGCGGCTTCGAGTTCGGTCCGGGGTGCGGGGCGGCGGGTGTCCTGGGCGCCCTGTCCGGGGGTGATGAGGCGGAGCATGATGCGACGAGCATGATCAGCTTGTTGGGGGGTGAGTTGGTTGTAGGTGTGTTCGGCGGTGTCGGCGACGGCGCCGTGGATGCCGCCGATGGCCTCGTAGGCGGCGAGGGTGAGGGTGCGGCCCCGGCGCCGTCGCCAGACCTCCAGGAGAGCGTGGGACATCAGGGGCAGCCCGCCGGGTTCCGCGGCGGTCTCCTCGACGATGCGGGCGGTCAGCTCCCGTTCCACGATCAGTCCGGCGGCCCGTGCCGGGCCGACCACCGCCTGGCGGAGATCGGCCGCCGTCATGGGGCCGAGGGCCAGGTGCGCCGTCCGCAGCACCTCCACCAGACCGGGATGTCCGGTGCAGTGGCCGTAGAAGTCGGCGCGGACCCCGATCACGACCCGCAGCCGGCTGTCCGGCGCCTGGGCCGCTAGGAGCAGCCCGACGAACCGGGCCCGCTCGTCCGCGTCCTGGCAGAGAGTGAAAACCTCCTCGAACTGATCCACCACCACGACCGTGTCCCCACCTCCACCCCCGGCTCTGGCTTCGGCGGCTCCGGCCGCTTCCGGCACGGCAACCGCCTCGCCAGGGGTGCCCGATGCGGGGACGAGGACGTGGGCGTGGGTGGCGGCGGGGCGGGATCCCGGCGTGATGACCCGGATCGCCACGCAGTCCACCGGCCGGTTCGCCGGGTCCTGAAGCACGGGGATGAGGCCGGCGCGCAGCAGGGATGATTTGCCGCTGCCGGAGGCTCCGGCGAGGAGGACGAGGCGGTGTTCGGCGAGCAGGCCGGTGAGGCGGAAGAGGAGTTGCTCGCGGCCGAAGAAGAGGTCGCGGTCGCCGGGCTCGAAGCGGGCCAGTCCCCGGTACGGCGCGTCCCAGGCCGGGCGGTCGTCGACGACACGAGCTGCTTTCAGTTCTTCCAGCGCACGGGCGGTCTCCCGCCAGCGGGCCTCCCACTCCCCCCGGTCCCCTCCGCAGACCGTCACATACGCGAGGGCCAGTGGGAGCGACGGCAGTTCGTCCCCCCGCGCGGCGGCGGCGAGCATGCTCACCGAATACCCCGCACGGGTCGCCAAGGCCCGGTACGTCGGACCACCCGCTGCTCTACGTAACTCCCTCAGTTCGTGTGCGAACCGTTCCACCGGACCCGCCTCCGGGTCCAGCGGACGCTCCCGGCGACCCGCCATCACACCCCACCCCACTCCCTGATATCGGTTCCTGTCCGTGCTGCGCGGCCGGGATATCTGCCCGGCACCTCTATCGAACCGCCCCCGGGCATTGTGCGGACAGCACGGAACAGGCTTTCCGCACAATGCCCGGCCCGCTGGAATCAAGGTGTCTGCCCCGGCAGGCGCCCAGTCCGCAGAGCCGGACGACCGGACGCCACCGCCGGCGCAAGACCGAAGCGAACAAGATCACAACCACTGAGAGGAGTACGACAATGTCGTTACGCAAAGTTCTCACCACCGCGGCCGTGTCTGCGGCCATCATCGGGGCCGGAGTGATGACCGCCCCCGTCACCCAGGCCGCGGAGAAGCCCTCCACCACCGCAACGGCCCCCACTTCGGTGGCGGCACACGAGTCCGCTCAGGCAGCCCTCATCTGGCAGCCCACTGGCGAGAGCTACACCCGCCTCAGCCTCTGCAACTCCAGCGGGCGCTACTGGTCCAACAACCGCCCCGATGTGGTTACTTGGGACTGCCGACTGCGCGGTGGCAACTACTACCTCTACCTCCTGATCGACACCGAGCGCTTCGCACGAGTCTGACCCCACTGCACGGCCGGGCGGAGAACGCCTACGAAAACGGAAACCGGCAACGGCCACCCGAGTGGTTCGCCGAGCGGACCACACCTCAAGCCACAGCGTCAGCCACTGGCCGCCGCTGAGCACGAAACCTGAGGACCCGGCCGCACCACGGGTGGTGGCCCGGGCGTAGCGACCCGGGCCACCACTCGCCATCACACCCAGCCCTTCTCCGCCCGGCCGCGTGCCTGCCTGGACCAGAGATCACCGGCTTCCGGGAAAACGCCGGCGTCGATGCGGGAAGCACCGGCCGTAGCCGGCGGGCATGACCTGGCCTCGGACCAACTCGATCTCGTCGAGCCTGTGCGCGCTCAGCATCCACAGGGCCCGGATGGCCAGAATCAGGGCCGGGACCGCGTCCGCCGCGAGCACCCGCTCGGGCGCGCGGGTGGTTGGGCGAAACCGGCCCCCACCGGACGCCGCGGGATGGGTCCTCGCCCGGCGGGGACAGTGACCAGGCCGGTGCCCGCCCAGACGTGGACGGAGCCTCCCCGTACGCGCCGTGGTGGCCGTCGACGTAGCCGGTGGACCAAGGGATGGGGCAGGCGCCGTTGTGGCCGGGGTCCGGGCACAGGACGCGGGCGAGACCTGCGCGGAGCCGGTCCATCTCCTTTCGGGACGGCAGGAGCACGCCGATGCGGAACTCGTGGATGCTCCGGGTGCCGGGGTCCTTGCCGGGCCAGTGGCCGGTCCACTGGGAGGGGAGCTCGTCGTAGAACTCGGCGAGCGTCATCTCCCCGTCCCGGGTCGTCCGGTCCCCGGTCCAGCACGGCGAGCTCGTACCGGACCGTCCTCTCGTCCAGGACGCGCCGGAGCCCCCGTTCGGTGTCCTCCACACCAGCGGGGGTGGCGTAGACACCGATCTGGATCTCGAAGAGAGGCACAGCAGGCTCCGCCTTCCGGCTCTGAGGTGACTACCGCCCGCCGGGTGTCTTTCACCGCGTAAATGTACGGGCTGATACCCGCCTGTTCGGTCTACGACGAGGACGAGGCCCTCGTCCAGCGGCTCCCCGGGCCCCCTCGAGCGCGTGCAATATGCCCCCGCCGACGGGTTCCGTGGGGTCACCCGGTGTTCTTGGTGGCGGTGTCCAGGGCGGCGAGGCGGGCCCAGTGCTCCCCGATGGTGGTCCCGGGCTTCTCCCTCGGGGCGCGGGTGGGGTCGGTCGCCGCGAGGTCGGGGGTCTCCCGGGGGCGGGTCTCGGCGAGGACGGCGTGGCCGTCGCGTCCGGGGTCGGCCCAGGGCACGGTGGGAAGGACGTACCGCTTCCCGGGCTCAAGCGCGGGCTTCGACGCGCTCTGGGTGACCGTGACCGTTCCGGTCATCGTGCCCTTGAAGACCCGGCCCACCCTCACCTCGTACAGCACCTGGGGCAGGTGCTCGACCGTCCGGGTCCCGGTCCGGCGCAGCACGGTGCCGTGCCAGACGGCGGTGGCAGCACGGGTGACGGCCTGGTCGTCGGTGGGATCGAAGAAGGTGAGGCGTTCGGTCGTGGTTGTTGTGGTGGGGGTGGTGAGGTGGTCGTACACGCGGTCCAGGCCGCAGCCGTGAGGACGGTGGTTGCCGTGAGGGCCACCAGGGCGGTGCGGGCGGAGACGGGCATGTCATTCTTTCTGGCCGGACCGTACCCACCCGGGCCCGCTCGGTTACGGGCAGTCGTCCGGCGGGCGCCGGGTGGTGCGAGGATGCCTTTACGGTCTCGGTGCGGCTTCGAGCCGGCCGTAGGTGTCGTGGAGGTAGCGCTCGTTCTCCTCGTACTCTCCGTGGTGGCCGTCGACGTATCCGGTGGACCAGGGGATGGGGCAGGCGCCGTCGTGGCCGGGGTCCGGGCACAGGACGCGGGCGAGACCTGCGCGAAGCTGGTCCATCTCCTTCCGGGACGGCAGCAGTACGCCGATGCGGAACTCGTGGACGCTCCGGGTGCCGGGGTCCTCGCCGGGACGGTGGCCGGTCCACTGGGAGGGGAGCTCGTCGTAGAACTCGGCGAGCGTCATCTCCCCGTCCCGGGTCTTCCGGTCCTCATCCAGCACGGCGAGCTCATACCGGACCGCCCGCTCCTCCAGAAGGCGCCGCAGCCCCCGTTCAGTGTCCTCGACGCCGCCGGGGGTGGCGTAGACGCCGATCTGGATCTCGAAGAGGTGCATGGCCGGGGTTCCCTTCGCTCATGTACCGATGACCGGCCTTCTCCTGCGGCGCGGACACGAGGAGGGCGGCCCGGACGGTTTCGACGCCGCGGTCGATGCGGAGCTCGCCCGCCGTGGGATGCCGGTCCTGGGCAGGCTGCCGCACCGGCCCCGTGGCGGCCCTCACCGCACCGTGCTCGATTATCTCGCGGACGAGCAGCGCGCGTTCGTGATCCAGCAGAGCATCCGGGTACGCCAGGGTCTTGGTCCAGCGCGCGCTGACGCGTCGGTGTTCCTCACTGCCCCGCGCGAGTACGTCGAGTTCTGCCCCTGGCCCTGGGGCCGGGCCGGTGATCCCTTTCACCGCGCCCGGCCGAGGCTGCGGTGAAGCGGTAGGAAGCTGTGAGAGAACTTTCTGATTGCTCCGCTTGAGGGTGGGCTGGGGTGTTGTGACCAGCTCTGAGGTACGCCGTCGACGCCGGGTTCAGGCCGTTTTGCAGCTGAGACG
Coding sequences:
- a CDS encoding helix-turn-helix transcriptional regulator, with amino-acid sequence MTDNQLGEFLRARRAAVQPHDVGMPSHGVRRVTGLRREEVAVLAGVNADYYTRLEQGRERHPSAQVVDALSRALLLDTDAQAHLHQLSATAPSQRPLTATDQVAPALRVLLDGYPGTPAFVINPVLDILAANAPAETLYSPFETMDNLARMVFLDPAGRPFHPRWDRTAETVVGHLRQAYGIDPRSPRLRDLVGELSTHSTEFPRLWNTHTVRGKTRENKHFHHPDVGGLTLTHHAFDVRDAPGQQLIIYHAEHRSPSAEALSLLGSVHATANRAHRSAR
- a CDS encoding nuclear transport factor 2 family protein, producing the protein MLPTPALDALTRRVRDLEDRDALHALMIRGWRALDRKDWRAWSACWAEDAVLEFGPWQRIQGRAAIRAKVEEAESPYTSIQHHILNMQVDVAGDRATGIGYMWFVAVTAPGRASAPYSMGGPYDWEFRRDGDGWLLARQRLGILWTDGEDTLRAFEAE
- a CDS encoding SDR family oxidoreductase, with the protein product MPDQRIKAVAITGASSGIGEATARRLAADGHRLFLGARRTDRLDRLVGEITSGGGTAAVQRLDVTEAADVRDFVAAVEERYGRVDVMVNNAGVMPLSPLAALRTEEWDRMIDVNMRGVLHGISAALPVMRAQGGGHIVNIASVGAHEVSPTAAVYCATKFAVRAISEGLRQESAGDVRVTLVSPGVTESELADGIADPAARAAMRTYRAVALPASAIADAVAYAISQPAHVDVNEIVVRPAASAQ